In Devosia sp. 1566, a single genomic region encodes these proteins:
- a CDS encoding site-specific DNA-methyltransferase, with translation MTHQSPTTTVWPADKVERRRLAELVPYARNARTHSPAQISKIAASIDEWGWTNPVLVDESGSIIAGHGRVLAAKKLGIVDVPVMVASGWTEAQRRAYVLADNRLALDAGWDEDLLRSEMADLGELGFDLPLTGFSEAELGKLLPEVVEGDADHIPAVPEQPASRPGDLWILGDHRIICGDSTDPETVARLLNGANPHLMVTDPPYGVDYDPEWRNRAGVSTTERLGKVENDHRADWREAWALFPGEVAYVWHAGIYATTVAESLLASGFSMRSQIIWAKPRLVLSRGHYHWQHEPCWYAVREGGQGHWQGARDQTTIWAIDGAGDNQDTSHSTQKPVECMRRPIQNNSQPGDGVYEPFSGSGTTIIAAELEHRRCYAVELSPEYVDVAVLRWQAFTGKEARLEHGPTFADVAVERRIQFNAQEPSS, from the coding sequence ATGACCCATCAGAGCCCCACAACTACCGTCTGGCCAGCCGACAAGGTGGAGCGCCGACGCCTAGCTGAGCTGGTGCCCTACGCTCGCAACGCCCGGACCCATTCGCCAGCCCAGATCAGCAAGATTGCAGCGTCCATCGATGAGTGGGGCTGGACCAATCCCGTGCTGGTGGATGAGAGCGGCAGCATCATTGCCGGCCATGGTCGGGTGCTTGCGGCCAAGAAGTTGGGCATCGTTGATGTTCCTGTCATGGTCGCATCCGGTTGGACCGAAGCACAACGACGTGCCTATGTCCTGGCCGACAACCGCCTGGCGCTGGATGCTGGTTGGGACGAGGACCTGCTCCGGAGTGAAATGGCTGACCTTGGTGAGCTCGGCTTCGACCTGCCGCTGACCGGGTTCTCGGAGGCGGAGCTCGGCAAGCTGCTGCCCGAGGTAGTCGAGGGTGACGCCGACCACATCCCGGCTGTTCCTGAGCAGCCGGCCAGCCGCCCAGGTGACCTATGGATCCTGGGTGATCATCGCATCATCTGCGGCGACAGCACTGATCCAGAAACCGTTGCTCGACTGCTCAACGGTGCCAATCCCCACCTGATGGTCACGGACCCACCCTATGGCGTGGACTACGATCCCGAGTGGCGCAACCGGGCAGGGGTGTCCACCACTGAACGGCTGGGCAAGGTCGAGAACGATCATCGGGCGGACTGGCGGGAAGCTTGGGCCTTGTTCCCTGGTGAAGTTGCCTATGTCTGGCATGCCGGCATCTACGCCACCACTGTGGCCGAGAGTCTCTTGGCATCAGGCTTCTCCATGCGCTCGCAGATCATCTGGGCCAAGCCGCGGCTGGTGCTGAGCCGGGGGCACTACCATTGGCAGCACGAGCCATGCTGGTACGCGGTCCGAGAAGGCGGGCAGGGGCATTGGCAAGGCGCACGGGATCAGACCACCATCTGGGCCATAGATGGAGCAGGGGACAATCAGGACACCAGCCATTCCACCCAGAAGCCGGTCGAGTGCATGCGCCGGCCCATTCAGAACAACAGCCAGCCAGGGGATGGAGTGTATGAGCCATTCTCCGGCTCTGGCACCACTATCATCGCGGCCGAGCTGGAACACCGCCGCTGTTACGCCGTCGAGCTTTCCCCCGAATACGTGGATGTTGCGGTGCTGCGTTGGCAGGCATTCACGGGCAAGGAGGCGAGGCTTGAGCACGGGCCGACCTTTGCCGATGTAGCAGTTGAACGCCGCATACAGTTCAACGCTCAAGAGCCCAGCTCATGA
- a CDS encoding FkbM family methyltransferase, whose product MTSVIVEHRGVKIDIAPSEISEPIKEAIRGGWYELPESEALDRLVLDDDIVLELGAGCGFISTYVANQGRAKEIFAVEANPTLIPIIKRTHELNGAQVRVFNEMLGAGEGETQFHMHPDFWASRSNNKWDGAQTITVPQRGFRARLEAWQPSLLIMDIEGGELPLLRMGLPPCVNRVVLEVHGWAYGGPGLHEIMRLLCDYSFHYMPMASKGSVVCFKRLDS is encoded by the coding sequence ATGACGTCAGTCATAGTGGAACACCGCGGCGTAAAGATCGACATCGCCCCTTCGGAGATATCAGAGCCGATCAAAGAGGCGATCCGAGGAGGTTGGTACGAGCTTCCTGAAAGTGAGGCCTTGGACCGCTTAGTGCTGGATGACGATATTGTTCTGGAGCTTGGCGCTGGTTGCGGGTTCATATCCACTTATGTCGCAAACCAAGGACGCGCCAAAGAGATCTTTGCCGTCGAGGCGAACCCCACTCTTATCCCGATCATCAAGCGTACCCATGAGCTGAATGGCGCTCAGGTGCGCGTTTTCAATGAGATGCTGGGGGCGGGCGAAGGCGAGACGCAGTTCCACATGCACCCGGATTTCTGGGCGTCCCGCTCCAACAACAAGTGGGACGGCGCGCAAACGATAACAGTGCCCCAGCGAGGCTTTCGTGCCCGATTAGAGGCTTGGCAGCCATCGCTGCTGATCATGGACATCGAAGGCGGCGAGCTGCCCTTACTTCGAATGGGTCTGCCCCCCTGCGTTAATCGTGTCGTCCTGGAGGTGCACGGGTGGGCGTACGGAGGGCCCGGTCTGCATGAGATCATGAGGTTGCTCTGCGACTACAGCTTCCACTACATGCCAATGGCCTCGAAGGGGTCGGTTGTGTGCTTCAAGCGGCTGGACAGCTAA